A DNA window from Comamonas sp. 26 contains the following coding sequences:
- a CDS encoding LytTR family DNA-binding domain-containing protein: MSHTHPRGLIAEDEPLLAQALVHMLSTQWPELQIQAVAGDGISAAAQALQLLPDVLFLDIRMPGQSGLEAAAEIADAWPEDRPLPAIVFVTAYDQYALAAFEACAMDYVLKPVQPLRLAQSVQRLQHWWQQRQSAQEAPQPQTLEQTLKQLLALQQRMQTSAATPLQIIQASVGAQIHMVRVQDIVYLEAADKYLRVLTPQQEYLLRTPLKDLQPQLDAQQFWQVHRGTVVRADAISSAQRDEAGRLWLQLRGRGEKLLVSRLYATRFKAM, translated from the coding sequence ATGAGCCACACCCACCCACGCGGCCTGATTGCCGAAGACGAGCCCCTGCTGGCACAGGCGCTTGTACATATGCTGAGCACGCAATGGCCTGAGCTGCAGATTCAGGCCGTCGCTGGCGACGGTATCAGCGCAGCGGCGCAGGCACTGCAGTTATTGCCCGATGTGCTGTTTCTCGATATCCGCATGCCGGGCCAGAGCGGACTGGAGGCTGCCGCAGAGATTGCCGATGCATGGCCGGAGGACAGACCGCTGCCCGCCATCGTCTTTGTCACCGCCTACGACCAGTACGCGCTGGCCGCGTTTGAGGCCTGTGCTATGGACTATGTGCTCAAGCCCGTGCAGCCCCTGCGACTGGCACAGAGCGTGCAGCGCTTGCAGCACTGGTGGCAGCAGCGCCAGTCGGCGCAGGAAGCACCGCAGCCCCAGACGCTGGAGCAAACACTGAAACAGTTGCTGGCCTTGCAGCAGCGCATGCAGACCAGTGCAGCCACGCCGCTGCAAATCATTCAGGCCAGCGTGGGCGCGCAGATTCATATGGTGCGGGTGCAGGACATCGTGTATCTGGAGGCTGCCGACAAATATCTGCGCGTGCTGACGCCTCAGCAGGAATATCTGCTGCGCACCCCGCTCAAGGATCTGCAGCCCCAGCTCGATGCCCAGCAGTTCTGGCAAGTTCACCGCGGCACCGTGGTGCGCGCCGACGCCATTTCCAGTGCCCAGCGCGATGAGGCAGGGCGCCTGTGGCTGCAACTGCGGGGGCGCGGCGAAAAGCTGCTTGTCAGCCGCCTCTACGCCACGCGCTTCAAGGCGATGTAG
- a CDS encoding DUF2306 domain-containing protein: MQLTPLIAFHMSSAIAATVVGALTFWARRSGRPRPMLHRIAGYAFVLLMLGAAISALFIRDFSLPNWSGFTPIHLLVPVTLGGLGLSFWHLAHRRIDKHRSIMRKLYIGSCVVAGLFTLVPGRLLGDLLWQKLA, from the coding sequence ATGCAACTGACGCCTTTGATCGCTTTTCATATGAGTTCAGCCATCGCTGCCACTGTCGTCGGAGCCCTCACCTTCTGGGCACGCCGCAGCGGCAGACCGCGCCCTATGCTGCATCGCATTGCCGGCTACGCCTTTGTTCTGCTGATGCTAGGCGCAGCGATCTCGGCCTTGTTCATACGCGACTTCAGCTTGCCCAACTGGTCGGGCTTCACGCCCATTCATCTGCTGGTGCCCGTCACGCTGGGCGGGCTGGGGCTCTCTTTCTGGCATCTGGCGCACCGACGCATAGACAAGCACCGCAGCATCATGCGCAAGCTCTACATCGGAAGCTGTGTCGTCGCAGGACTTTTCACCCTGGTGCCAGGACGCCTGCTGGGCGACCTTCTCTGGCAAAAACTGGCATGA
- a CDS encoding proteasome-type protease — MTYCVALKLNAGLVFLSDSRTNAGLDQISTFRKVMLYEQPGERFMVLQSAGNLSITQSVRELLESFQLHDTTTDEMLTIWNVRSMFDAARVLGAAVRHVYEREAAALQRAGVDFNVSMIFGGQIQGEQMRLFQVYSAGNFIEATGETPYFQIGESKYGKPVLDRVITSETPLDEAAKCALVSMDSTLKSNLSVGLPLDLIVYENNRFATDRIVCLDADNPYLRMLHDSWGERLRNVFDSIDDPAWDGGQTDSPIRIHSPRAHPLVKVGTPTAMKSVLGNGAGSIPPAALRQPPVPAQAGLSTATEYQRMQTSEEQARLQRQASLSNR; from the coding sequence ATGACCTATTGCGTCGCCCTCAAACTCAATGCAGGCCTCGTCTTTCTGTCCGACTCCCGCACCAATGCAGGGCTCGACCAGATCAGCACTTTCCGCAAGGTCATGCTTTATGAGCAGCCGGGCGAACGCTTTATGGTGCTGCAGTCTGCAGGCAATCTGTCCATCACCCAGTCGGTGCGCGAGCTGCTGGAAAGCTTTCAGCTGCACGACACGACCACGGACGAGATGCTCACCATCTGGAATGTACGCAGCATGTTCGACGCTGCCCGCGTACTGGGCGCAGCCGTGCGCCATGTGTATGAACGCGAAGCCGCCGCCCTGCAGCGCGCAGGGGTGGACTTCAATGTGTCCATGATTTTTGGCGGCCAGATTCAGGGTGAGCAGATGCGCCTGTTTCAGGTCTATTCGGCCGGTAACTTCATCGAAGCCACGGGTGAGACGCCTTACTTCCAGATCGGCGAATCCAAATACGGCAAGCCCGTGCTGGACCGTGTCATCACCTCAGAGACCCCGCTGGATGAAGCCGCCAAATGCGCCCTGGTGTCCATGGACAGCACGCTCAAGTCCAACCTCTCGGTGGGCCTTCCGCTGGACTTGATCGTCTACGAAAACAACCGTTTTGCCACCGACCGCATTGTCTGCCTGGACGCCGACAACCCCTATCTGCGCATGCTGCACGACAGCTGGGGCGAGCGTCTGCGCAATGTGTTCGACAGCATTGACGACCCGGCCTGGGATGGCGGCCAGACGGACTCCCCCATCCGCATTCACAGTCCGCGTGCGCATCCGCTGGTAAAGGTGGGAACACCCACTGCCATGAAGTCCGTACTGGGCAATGGTGCAGGCAGTATCCCGCCCGCAGCACTGCGCCAGCCGCCTGTTCCCGCGCAGGCAGGCCTCAGCACCGCCACCGAATACCAGCGCATGCAGACCAGCGAGGAGCAGGCCAGGCTGCAGCGGCAAGCATCGCTCTCTAACCGATAA
- a CDS encoding PsiF family protein, whose product MKKLVVLAFVSMACSMSMAADEKPKTAQQQLMGTCNTEATGKKGDERKEFMRSCLSDGKKRQQERMKSCNVDATGKKGDERKAFMSECLKKN is encoded by the coding sequence ATGAAAAAACTCGTTGTCCTGGCTTTCGTGTCCATGGCTTGCAGCATGAGCATGGCTGCTGACGAAAAACCCAAAACCGCCCAGCAGCAACTCATGGGCACCTGCAACACCGAAGCCACCGGCAAAAAAGGCGACGAACGCAAGGAGTTCATGAGGTCCTGCCTGTCTGACGGCAAGAAGCGCCAGCAAGAACGCATGAAGAGCTGCAATGTCGACGCCACCGGCAAAAAGGGTGACGAGCGCAAGGCGTTTATGAGCGAGTGCCTGAAAAAGAACTGA
- a CDS encoding sensor histidine kinase, translating to MQPALFPALLRHGAITVTACLLITAALTALGQGLWDVNLAYSLAIGLISWLTIDLARLRWRESDAIAWPRGAKGLALVPLGIALGLVLGSSLGKLYVQQRHPELQAAAQPSLWLPVLITIGTSIAMSWGFYVVGKARHLQVQAEQAQRQAAEARLSQLQAQLEPHMLFNTLANLRVLIASDAPRAEQMLDHLIAYLRATLAGSRSGTHSLQAEFALLGDYLALMQVRMGARLSYRLDLPAELRDAHVPTLLLQPLVENSIRHGLEPQLAGGHIHVTAALLKGGRLELTVVDNGCGLSASPHPTSKSTGNPRSGFGLQQIRERLATRYGDQATFELIAASAGGTSASLIFPLKIEP from the coding sequence ATGCAACCCGCTTTATTCCCCGCCTTGCTACGCCATGGTGCCATCACCGTGACCGCCTGTCTGCTGATTACCGCCGCCCTGACCGCACTGGGCCAAGGCCTGTGGGATGTCAACCTGGCCTACTCTCTGGCAATTGGTCTGATCAGCTGGCTGACGATTGACCTGGCCAGACTGCGCTGGCGCGAGTCCGACGCAATTGCCTGGCCGCGCGGAGCCAAAGGGCTGGCCCTTGTGCCGCTGGGCATTGCGCTGGGCCTGGTTCTGGGCAGTTCGCTGGGCAAGCTCTATGTACAGCAGCGGCACCCGGAGCTGCAGGCTGCAGCCCAGCCGTCGCTATGGCTTCCTGTGCTCATCACCATCGGCACCAGCATTGCCATGTCCTGGGGCTTCTATGTGGTCGGCAAGGCGCGCCATCTTCAGGTTCAGGCCGAACAGGCCCAGCGTCAGGCGGCAGAGGCCAGACTGAGCCAGCTGCAGGCGCAGCTTGAGCCCCATATGCTGTTCAATACCTTGGCCAATCTGCGCGTGCTGATCGCCAGCGATGCGCCGCGCGCCGAGCAGATGCTGGACCATCTGATTGCCTATCTGCGTGCCACGCTGGCGGGCTCACGCAGCGGCACGCACAGCTTGCAGGCCGAGTTTGCGCTGCTCGGCGACTATCTGGCGCTGATGCAAGTGCGCATGGGCGCACGCCTGAGCTATAGGCTGGATTTGCCGGCCGAGCTGCGCGATGCGCACGTGCCCACCTTGCTGCTGCAGCCGCTGGTAGAAAACAGCATTCGCCACGGACTGGAGCCACAACTGGCAGGCGGCCACATCCATGTGACGGCAGCGCTGCTGAAGGGCGGGCGGCTGGAGCTGACGGTTGTTGACAACGGCTGCGGCCTGTCTGCATCCCCGCACCCTACCAGCAAGAGCACCGGCAACCCCCGCAGCGGCTTTGGCCTGCAGCAAATCCGCGAGCGGCTGGCCACACGCTATGGCGATCAAGCCACTTTTGAATTAATAGCTGCCAGCGCAGGCGGGACAAGCGCCAGCCTGATATTTCCTTTAAAAATCGAGCCATGA
- a CDS encoding alpha/beta fold hydrolase, which translates to MVPARDLNTLPVVFAHANSFPLGTYRLLFSLLRQRGIDASGVQRFGHDPARPVTNHWPHLVDELIEFVEQKVQQHGQPIYLVGHSLGGILSFQAATKRPDLARGVLLIDSPLLGGWKANAVGIAKQTQIVASVSPGKISQRRRNTWASNAEALEYFRSKKAFAQWHPQVLQDYVEHGLQDDDQGKRSLLFTREVETAIYNTLPSNLNHQLRRNPLRCPVSFIGGRSSVEMRQVGMEMTQRMTRGRIMMLDGGHLFPMERPQATAAAIEASLLNMEQSILQKAGSDAHK; encoded by the coding sequence ATGGTTCCTGCCAGAGATTTGAATACCCTGCCCGTGGTGTTCGCGCACGCCAACAGCTTTCCTCTCGGTACCTACCGCCTGCTATTTTCTCTGCTGCGCCAGCGCGGCATTGACGCCAGTGGCGTGCAGCGCTTTGGCCATGACCCGGCACGCCCGGTCACCAATCACTGGCCGCATCTGGTGGATGAGTTGATCGAATTTGTCGAGCAAAAAGTGCAGCAGCATGGCCAGCCCATCTATCTGGTGGGCCACTCGCTGGGCGGCATTCTGAGCTTTCAGGCGGCCACCAAACGACCCGATCTGGCGCGCGGCGTACTGCTGATTGACTCGCCCCTGCTTGGCGGCTGGAAGGCCAATGCTGTCGGCATTGCCAAGCAGACGCAGATTGTGGCCTCGGTCTCGCCGGGAAAAATCAGCCAGCGCAGGCGCAACACCTGGGCCAGCAATGCCGAGGCGCTGGAGTACTTTCGCAGCAAAAAAGCCTTTGCTCAGTGGCACCCACAGGTGCTGCAAGACTATGTGGAGCATGGCCTGCAGGACGACGATCAGGGCAAGCGTAGCCTGCTGTTCACCCGCGAGGTGGAAACCGCCATCTACAACACCCTGCCCAGCAATCTCAACCACCAGCTCAGGCGCAACCCGCTGCGCTGCCCCGTGTCCTTTATCGGCGGGCGTTCATCGGTAGAAATGCGCCAGGTCGGCATGGAGATGACGCAGCGCATGACACGCGGACGCATCATGATGCTGGACGGCGGTCACCTCTTCCCCATGGAGCGCCCACAGGCCACAGCCGCGGCCATCGAGGCTTCGCTGCTCAATATGGAGCAAAGCATTCTGCAAAAAGCGGGCTCAGATGCTCATAAATAG
- a CDS encoding 2TM domain-containing protein: MNPISHDTLQQQARRRAGMKLGWYIHASVYVLVNLGLMSLALSQGRHWAIYPALGWGLGLLIHGCVVWLTAPASPLFGRLVERELRSLQQREKN, translated from the coding sequence ATGAACCCCATTTCACATGACACCCTGCAGCAGCAGGCCCGCCGCCGCGCAGGCATGAAGCTGGGCTGGTACATCCACGCCTCGGTCTATGTACTGGTCAATCTGGGACTGATGAGTCTGGCCCTGAGCCAAGGCCGCCACTGGGCTATCTACCCGGCCCTGGGCTGGGGTCTAGGACTGCTGATACATGGCTGTGTGGTCTGGCTGACAGCACCGGCAAGCCCTCTCTTTGGCCGCCTGGTGGAGCGCGAACTGCGATCCCTGCAGCAGCGCGAGAAAAACTAG
- a CDS encoding PepSY domain-containing protein, with translation MRALWTVVHRWVGLFLAAFLIMAGLTGAVLSWDHEIDDWLNAGMLHTPGRGQLQTPLQLAQTVQAADPRVEISYMSLGLREGEVASFLVRPLLDQGTGKPHVLSYNTVFVDPVTGAITGHRDSKSLALSWRNLMPWLRHLHESLLSPTFAGSDRWGYWFMGGLALLWLADSFWALVLTLPAKRKPVSAKAQGDSGKSWWSRWMPAWRLRWGAGAYKLNFDLHRAGGLWIWGVIVVVAFTSFSINLYREVFYPVMSKVSTTTPGPYETLKPAPFGSYIEPKISFASAIDIAKKEAVQLGIKTEAGGIWYGGDFPFYNVSFFDPDDETGAMGMGLSNVYVSSETGELLGSYRPWHGTGADVFVQLQLPLHSGRILGTFGRVLMSFVGVMVAMLSITGVVIWWRKRRGRRAQLAAR, from the coding sequence ATGCGCGCTCTCTGGACCGTGGTTCACCGCTGGGTGGGCCTGTTTCTCGCGGCTTTCCTGATCATGGCCGGCCTCACGGGAGCGGTGCTCTCGTGGGATCATGAAATCGACGACTGGCTGAACGCCGGCATGCTGCATACGCCGGGGCGCGGCCAGCTGCAGACGCCGCTGCAATTGGCGCAAACCGTGCAGGCGGCTGATCCACGCGTCGAAATCTCCTATATGAGTCTGGGTCTGCGCGAGGGGGAGGTGGCTTCCTTTCTGGTGCGCCCGCTGCTGGACCAGGGCACTGGCAAGCCGCATGTGCTGAGCTACAACACGGTGTTCGTGGACCCGGTGACGGGTGCCATCACCGGTCACCGGGACTCCAAGAGTCTGGCCCTGAGCTGGCGCAACCTCATGCCCTGGCTGCGCCATCTGCATGAAAGCCTGCTCAGCCCCACTTTTGCGGGCAGCGATCGCTGGGGCTACTGGTTCATGGGCGGCCTGGCTTTGCTGTGGCTGGCCGACAGCTTCTGGGCGCTGGTGTTGACCCTGCCTGCGAAGCGCAAGCCTGTTTCGGCCAAAGCACAGGGTGATTCCGGGAAGTCCTGGTGGTCACGCTGGATGCCGGCCTGGCGTCTGCGCTGGGGCGCTGGTGCCTACAAGCTCAACTTCGACCTGCACCGTGCGGGCGGGCTCTGGATCTGGGGCGTGATCGTTGTGGTGGCCTTCACCTCGTTCTCGATTAATCTCTACCGCGAGGTGTTCTATCCCGTGATGAGCAAGGTCTCGACCACCACGCCGGGCCCTTACGAAACGCTCAAGCCAGCTCCCTTTGGCAGCTATATCGAGCCTAAGATCAGCTTCGCCTCGGCGATAGACATTGCCAAGAAGGAGGCCGTGCAGCTGGGTATCAAGACCGAAGCCGGTGGCATTTGGTATGGCGGAGATTTTCCGTTCTACAACGTGTCCTTTTTCGATCCTGATGACGAGACCGGAGCCATGGGCATGGGCCTGTCCAACGTCTATGTGAGTTCTGAGACCGGCGAGTTGCTGGGCAGCTATCGGCCCTGGCATGGCACGGGTGCCGATGTGTTCGTGCAGCTGCAACTGCCGCTGCACAGCGGACGCATTCTGGGCACTTTCGGGCGCGTTCTCATGTCCTTTGTGGGCGTGATGGTGGCCATGTTGTCCATCACCGGAGTCGTCATCTGGTGGCGCAAACGGCGCGGCAGACGGGCACAACTGGCAGCGCGCTAA
- a CDS encoding undecaprenyl-diphosphate phosphatase, which yields MDTLLLLKAAIMGVVEGLTEFLPISSTGHLILAGSLMGFVGGKAKVFEIAIQTGAIFAVMLVYWQKIRSTLVELPTSREAQKFALNVFIGFLPAVVLALLFGKYVQEHLFTPVIVATTFIVGGFIILWAENRPAAATRVLSVDDMTPVDALKVGLVQCLALIPGMSRSGSTIIGGMVMGLSRKAATDFSFFLAMPTLIGAGVYSLYKDRALLSMDDVPLFAVGLVFSFISAWLCVRWLLRFISTNSFVPFAWYRIVFGIIVLVTAYTGVVNWHH from the coding sequence GTGGATACTTTATTGCTGCTCAAGGCCGCCATCATGGGCGTTGTGGAAGGGCTGACCGAGTTCTTGCCGATTTCCTCAACCGGTCACCTGATTCTGGCGGGCTCGCTGATGGGCTTTGTCGGTGGCAAGGCCAAGGTGTTTGAGATCGCCATTCAGACCGGTGCCATCTTTGCGGTGATGCTGGTGTACTGGCAAAAGATTCGCAGCACGCTGGTCGAGCTGCCCACCAGCCGTGAGGCGCAGAAGTTTGCGCTCAATGTCTTTATTGGCTTTCTGCCGGCCGTGGTCCTGGCGCTTCTGTTTGGCAAGTATGTGCAAGAGCACCTGTTCACGCCCGTGATTGTGGCAACCACCTTCATCGTCGGCGGCTTCATCATCTTGTGGGCTGAAAACCGCCCCGCTGCCGCCACCCGCGTGCTGTCGGTGGACGATATGACGCCCGTCGATGCGCTCAAGGTCGGCCTGGTGCAATGTCTGGCGCTGATCCCCGGCATGAGTCGCAGCGGCTCCACCATTATTGGCGGCATGGTCATGGGCCTATCGCGCAAAGCGGCGACGGACTTCTCCTTCTTTCTGGCCATGCCCACGCTGATTGGCGCAGGCGTCTACAGCCTCTACAAGGACCGCGCATTGCTAAGCATGGACGATGTGCCGCTGTTCGCCGTGGGTCTGGTCTTCTCCTTCATCAGCGCCTGGCTGTGCGTGCGCTGGCTGCTGCGTTTCATCTCCACCAACAGCTTTGTGCCGTTTGCCTGGTACCGCATCGTCTTTGGCATCATTGTGCTGGTGACGGCCTATACCGGTGTGGTGAACTGGCACCACTAA
- a CDS encoding TonB-dependent siderophore receptor, whose product MFPVRRISLAAIVLCSPQLLWAQTASSAQAPEQETSLQTVTVEASADASAQGLAKPFAGGQVATGARNGILGTRDWKDSSFSSTAYTSQLIEDTQSKSVGDVLLSDPSVRQARGFGNFQELYMLRGMPVYSDDIAYNGLYGLLPRQYVASEFFERVEVLRGANAFLNGAAPGGSGVGGVISLLPKRAGNEPLTQVSTGIQTGGQAYASADVSRRFGPDQSTGVRLNAVRRDGGTGIKGEDRSLTALGVGLDWRSRDVRLSADVGYQRNSYRGGRPSVTPSDFIPAVPDNKTNYAQSWTRSTERDLFATMRGEWDLNATTTAWAAGGLRRSKEDNINSGVTLLSANGDTTGTRFDNVRKDRVGTAEAGIRTRLQTGSVGHELVASASTYSATESGAWAMASGVRNNLYNPYASLMPQNTSFGGSLANPYKVGETRFDSLALSDTLSMYDDRLQVTLGLRRQRIDQTSYDYNSGLQTDSYKKSATTPALGAVFKVTDDVSVYANYIEALTKGAVAPSTANSLPVLNAGQVFSPYKSKQKELGVKWQRGTMGATAALYTTDVPSSYVVNQMYGQYGKQRNQGMEFTVFGEAAKGLRVLGGLTLTQAKIKQAADASQVDRYAIGVPKTQATLGVDWDVPGVSGLALNARVTHTSSQYANAANTMKVAGWTRTDIGARYLVDLGNDRMLTLRARLDNVFDKNYWASVGGYPGANYLVQSAPRTLSVSATVNF is encoded by the coding sequence ATGTTCCCTGTTCGTCGAATTTCACTGGCTGCCATTGTTCTGTGCAGCCCTCAGCTTCTTTGGGCCCAGACCGCCAGCTCTGCTCAGGCGCCAGAACAAGAAACCTCCTTGCAGACCGTGACCGTGGAAGCCAGCGCCGACGCATCGGCGCAGGGCCTGGCCAAGCCTTTTGCGGGCGGGCAGGTAGCCACCGGAGCGCGCAACGGCATTTTGGGAACCCGGGACTGGAAGGATTCCTCGTTTTCGTCCACGGCCTATACTAGTCAGCTGATCGAGGACACGCAGTCCAAAAGCGTTGGCGATGTGCTCTTGAGCGATCCGTCGGTGCGCCAGGCGCGTGGTTTTGGCAACTTCCAGGAGCTGTACATGCTGCGCGGCATGCCCGTGTACTCCGACGATATTGCCTATAACGGCCTGTACGGGCTGCTGCCGCGCCAGTATGTTGCCTCTGAATTTTTCGAGCGGGTAGAAGTGCTGCGCGGTGCAAATGCGTTTCTTAACGGTGCCGCTCCCGGCGGCAGCGGCGTGGGGGGCGTGATCAGTCTGCTGCCCAAGCGCGCTGGCAACGAGCCACTTACCCAAGTCAGCACCGGCATACAAACCGGTGGTCAGGCCTATGCTTCGGCCGATGTGTCGCGTCGCTTCGGCCCGGACCAGAGCACAGGCGTACGCCTGAATGCTGTGCGTCGCGATGGCGGCACGGGCATCAAGGGCGAGGACCGCAGCTTGACGGCACTGGGTGTGGGCCTTGACTGGCGCAGCCGTGATGTGCGCCTGTCGGCCGATGTGGGTTATCAGCGCAACAGCTATCGTGGTGGCCGTCCCAGCGTGACGCCTTCGGATTTCATTCCTGCGGTTCCGGACAACAAGACCAACTACGCTCAAAGCTGGACGCGCTCCACCGAGCGTGATCTGTTTGCCACCATGCGCGGCGAGTGGGATCTCAATGCCACAACCACCGCCTGGGCTGCGGGCGGCCTGCGCCGCAGCAAGGAAGACAATATCAACAGCGGCGTGACGCTGCTCAGCGCGAACGGCGATACCACGGGAACGCGCTTCGATAACGTGCGCAAGGACCGCGTCGGCACGGCCGAGGCTGGCATTCGCACCCGACTGCAGACGGGCAGCGTCGGTCATGAGCTGGTGGCTTCGGCAAGCACCTATTCAGCGACGGAAAGCGGTGCCTGGGCCATGGCTTCTGGGGTGCGCAACAACCTCTACAACCCCTATGCCAGCCTCATGCCGCAGAACACCTCTTTCGGTGGCTCCTTGGCCAACCCCTACAAGGTGGGTGAGACCCGCTTCGACAGCCTGGCTTTGAGCGACACGCTGTCGATGTACGACGACCGCCTGCAAGTGACGCTTGGGCTGCGCCGTCAGCGCATAGACCAGACCAGCTATGACTACAACAGCGGCCTGCAGACCGACAGTTACAAGAAGTCCGCCACCACGCCAGCACTGGGTGCGGTGTTCAAGGTCACCGATGATGTCTCTGTCTACGCCAACTACATCGAGGCGCTGACCAAGGGTGCCGTAGCGCCTTCCACGGCCAATAGCCTGCCCGTGCTCAACGCCGGTCAGGTGTTCTCGCCCTACAAGTCCAAGCAGAAAGAGCTGGGCGTGAAATGGCAGCGCGGCACCATGGGTGCGACGGCGGCCCTGTACACCACCGATGTGCCCAGCAGCTATGTCGTCAATCAGATGTACGGTCAGTACGGCAAGCAGCGCAACCAGGGCATGGAATTCACCGTCTTTGGTGAAGCCGCCAAGGGACTGCGCGTGCTGGGCGGTCTGACGCTGACCCAGGCCAAGATCAAACAGGCAGCCGATGCCTCTCAGGTCGATCGCTATGCCATCGGCGTACCCAAGACTCAGGCCACGCTGGGCGTGGATTGGGATGTGCCCGGTGTGTCCGGTCTGGCGCTCAATGCGCGTGTGACGCACACCTCCAGTCAGTACGCCAATGCCGCCAACACCATGAAAGTGGCCGGCTGGACGCGCACCGACATCGGTGCCCGCTATCTGGTTGATCTGGGCAATGACCGCATGCTGACGCTGCGTGCCCGTCTGGACAATGTGTTCGACAAGAACTACTGGGCGTCGGTGGGCGGCTATCCGGGGGCTAACTATCTGGTGCAATCGGCTCCGCGCACTCTGTCGGTGAGCGCTACGGTCAACTTCTGA